One Helianthus annuus cultivar XRQ/B chromosome 7, HanXRQr2.0-SUNRISE, whole genome shotgun sequence genomic region harbors:
- the LOC110910444 gene encoding protein MODIFYING WALL LIGNIN-1, which translates to MESKTIGFCAVVAVLGIISAATGFTGEFTRVKDSDVYIEDNSCVYPSSPALALGVISALFAIITQIYISVTFGCCRCCGNNTNSTPISKLLSVLSWVATVVAVILLLAAAGLNNKEGGQVDSYGYFTCYVVKPGIFAAGALLALLSAVFGIAAFVTVAPLATQTTTNPAVAYPIGANIDPEKNTFSFSSTAIPPSAIPSSTTILTK; encoded by the exons ATGGAAAGCAAAACCATAGGGTTCTGTGCAGTTGTGGCGGTGCTAGGAATAATATCAGCCGCCACCGGTTTCACAGGGGAGTTCACTAGGGTTAAG GATTCTGATGTTTATATTGAGGATAATTCGTGTGTTTATCCAAGTAGTCCAGCCCTCGCTCTTGGAGTCATATCCGCCTTGTTCGCGATTATTACGCAAATTTATATAAGCGTGACATTTGGCTGTTGCAGATGTTGCGGAAACAACACTAATTCAACCCCAATTTCAAAACTCCTCTCTGTATTATCATG GGTAGCTACGGTTGTAGCTGTGATTCTATTGTTGGCAGCTGCTGGACTAAATAATAAAGAAGGTGGACAAGTTGATTCTTATGGTTATTTTACATGTTATGTTGTGAAGCCAGGAATATTTGCAGCAGGGGCACTTTTAGCTCTTTTAAGTGCAGTTTTTGGGATTGCTGCTTTTGTTACCGTTGCTCCATTAGCTACACAAACCACTACAAATCCTGCAGTTGCATACCCAATTGGTGCTAATATTGATCCAGAGAAAAATACATTTTCCTTTTCCTCCACAGCAATACCACCCTCAGCAATACCCTCCTCAACAACAATATTAACAAAATAA